The Glycine soja cultivar W05 chromosome 15, ASM419377v2, whole genome shotgun sequence region AAACTCTaactttcttataaaaaaaacattataaaaatacggtagtatacaaataattaatataaccaTTTTTCTTATAGGAGGCTTGCCTTTTGGCTGAACTATCTCTTTAGgaaccttttaattaaaaagtattgaGAATGCTATAAAATGATGTCAAGGCCAGGCTTGAACTTTCTCTCTTCACCAGCCGATCGAGGCATCGAGCCGTCCTACAGAAGACAGCTTAGCTCTTGTCTCCTTTTGGCACAAAACAATTCAAAATCGACGTGGATGTTTGGTTCCTAAGGTATAGCTAGCCTCCATCCAAAACTAAGCATCAAGCATACGCGTCAATTAATTAACCTATCACATAAACCAACGGCCACAAATCATCCACGAGTccataataataaaacataattaattgatCAACTCCAAACAACTTAATTATACCCTCTTAATTAATCCAATTCTCCCATCCAACCCACACATACACCAATACCCAAACTCCCCACTCACCCACTTATCCCACTCCAACCCTCCATTTTCCAACCTTCcttatttaatttgatcctcTCTCAAACCCTAACCTCCTCAATCTCAATCATTCACGACTAAACTCATTCATCACTTATTGTCTAGATGAATTCAAGGACACCCACAATCCAATcttaatcattatatatataatacacatCACGGCCTTTTTCTCACACCCCTACTAGCTAGTTAAATGGTATTATTAATACTTTATATActtctttttaataaaacacAAGTATTTTTTACACTAGACAATCTACTCAAGTTGAGTTagataagattattttaaatgataaatttttttcctctaagtATTTAATATATAGTTAGATACTTATAacacaagttaaaaattaataattttttattcaacaacaacaacaacgtctCATCCCACTAGGTGAGATcgactacatggatcaacttccgccataatgttctatcacttctatccaaattttttattcataaaaataaaaaacagatgATAAAGAGTATATAATAACCTAGattttttggattaaaattagaataaatttgtGTAAGTTGATATATTTGCTAAGTGATATTAATACTTCATGTATAACTAAATAGAATAGAATAAAACAGATATGCGTATATAATAAGGTTGTATTTGGTTTGGTGGCATTAATTTCTCTAGACGCTTTACACAACATATTATTGTAAGGCTAGCTAGCTAGCCATGGCTGAGTCGGACAACGAGTCCGGAGGTCACACGGGGAACGCAAGCGGAAGCAACGAATTCTCCGGTTGCAGGGAGCAAGACAGGTTCCTTCCGATAGCGAACGTGAGCAGGATCATGAAGAAGGCGTTGCCGGCGAACGCGAAGATCTCGAAGGAGGCGAAGGAGACGGTGCAGGAGTGCGTGTCGGAGTTCATCAGCTTCATAACAGGAGAAGCGTCCGATAAGTGCCAGAAGGAGAAGAGGAAGACGATCAACGGCGATGATCTGCTGTGGGCCATGACCACGCTGGGGTTCGAGGAGTACGTGGAGCCTCTCAAGGTTTATCTGCATAAGTATAGGGAGCTGGAAGGGGAGAAAACTGCTATGATGGGAAGGCCACATGAGAGGGATGAGGGTTATGGTCATGCAACTCCTATGATGATCATGATGGggcatcagcagcagcagcatcAGGGACACGTGTATGGATCTGGAACTACTACTGGATCAGCATCTTCTGCAAGAACTAGATAACAGGTTTATGCATGTGTTATCTCATCTGTTTAAGCTTATTAAGGATGGTGATATTTGATTtatattatgtttgattttagaAACACACCAGCTCCAGCTTGTAATTGTTGCTTGAAACTTCGTTGTTGAGAGAATATAGACATTATTGTGGATGGTGATGTGACATGCACAGAATTTTtgtattcttctttctttcaatgGATTTATGTGAGGACAGGACTATGGCTTAATTTGTTTGCTGATCGTAATATATATGGTGGTATCTAGGTtcagatttttttcttttttcaaagcaaaatatataatgaaaaagGAGCGAGGAAATTATTTTCGTATGACTTTGAAATTAAgtagctgctgctgctgcttctGCTTCCTTTTTCGATCTCCTCTAATTTTAGGATAATAACTGATAAACGTTGCATGAATAGTAGTGTACATTTTTGTCTTCTAGTTTTCCAATTTTAGAAGTTCAATAATATGACGTATGTGTTACATATTGATATACTTCCCTTAATGGTCAACTGGGTTAATGACTACAAAAGAGGCCAAAGAACGAGTagcaaaattagtttttttttttttttgggtgaaaagcaaaattagtttcaatgtAGTAAATAACATATATACTTACATACGACACAGTAGattaataattagttttttctctctctctttatatgCATCTTTTTTTAAAGGCAGTCTTCGTTTATTGGTAAAAAAACGTAATCTTGTTTAAAATAGGACCGGATATTAAATGGAGAGAGACTTCTCCAGACGgattttcaacattttttttaatcattaaacgGATTTTTAACATGACTGATAAGGCGCTCTAAAAAAAAGGATTGAATGTTTGTTATGTAtatggaaaatattttattaatagtaaaaattcactttaataatatatacagctaaaaaaatagtttctatataactattaaatcaataaatatatcttaattggtgaaaaaaatgtttaaaccgAAGAGACAGCGGCGCATCTaatgacctttttgttacagTTGACCTGAAATGATCTAATGCCTCATGGATGCTGgctctttttgttttaaaacaacAAACGTGATAATTttcatgagaaaaaaatatctgcataatttttctaatttcattaaaaatatatattatgaaaaaacataaaacaatttaatacttacattttaaaacaGTTAAAAACTTTTTAGAACATGcacatttaattcttttaatatttttatttaatgtataatagtatataaaattgttttaaaaaaataatgagtatTCTTAAGATATtagttaacaaaataaaataaatacattaatcTACTATGTTAAACATATAATATTGattcaatactttttttaaaagcaattacaaatatttaataagttACATTAAATTTTCTTCATCCATATCCTATTCAACTCAAACAagattgtttttattaaattgtcaacttatttcttttaaaaaataagtagatGTAAGTTAACAACCAAGATTCTAATCTAACACATTGATCCATAACTAATGCTTTAAGAACACACATTATTATtaaggtaattaattaattaaataaagaggATTACTTATGATACtactaaagttaaaataatactaattgATTTATTTACATGGTCATGTAATCCTTTTTGTTATGAATAGCTTAAGGTTTTCTTGGTATGTTTATCAATAATCTGATCTGTTAAATtataatacattaataataattgCGCAATAGTAATACAAAAATCTTCctattatttcaaaaaataagaaattactaTGCAAAAAGATCTTGACTTTGAATGGCTTGTTTACTCGTTCGAATTTCTAGGgtcttatttgatttgagtgatTATTTTGCATGAGTGTCTTCTGTCAAACTTTGAGTTGGATATGCTCGTTTTATAAGCTAGTTATCTAAATGTTTTACAAATGTAAGACTTTAATAAGTGAACAAAAACTTTGAAGCAAAGTGTAGACTTGTGTAAATGTGTTCAATTCTATGAGGAAAAACATCAAGCAGAAACAAGAGACAACAGTTCCGTGTTATTCGGAGTTAATTGGCCTTTGCTTCAATCAGTACTATCAACTATAACGATATTTCTTGCCTCTAATATGCCCTTATTCTAGATGTCTATATATACATATCTAAAGATACtcagaggagagagaaaaagacaACGACGTTAATTAGGATCACatacaattcaattttttaaacctGAACCATTTCATATTCATAATATTGGTGAATTGTCTTTGGTCAAGGGAATGAATATATGGTCCCTGAAAGGACGTTTTGGCCATTGGCCATTGTCTTAGGTTAGATTCTTGTGTAAATCA contains the following coding sequences:
- the LOC114386741 gene encoding nuclear transcription factor Y subunit B-3-like, with amino-acid sequence MAESDNESGGHTGNASGSNEFSGCREQDRFLPIANVSRIMKKALPANAKISKEAKETVQECVSEFISFITGEASDKCQKEKRKTINGDDLLWAMTTLGFEEYVEPLKVYLHKYRELEGEKTAMMGRPHERDEGYGHATPMMIMMGHQQQQHQGHVYGSGTTTGSASSARTR